The Sesamum indicum cultivar Zhongzhi No. 13 linkage group LG2, S_indicum_v1.0, whole genome shotgun sequence genome contains a region encoding:
- the LOC105155861 gene encoding glycine-rich protein DOT1-like, whose amino-acid sequence MEVSAFTFSSGLGQEMEGPAESPMSDFIHMKSMSSSSSELHRELCALRILKKSPWATNLSSAILNGAKGGGGGSGISGDGGAMITFSWHCGLDFVGFGGLPVWRWRSRGGVVGGGGGAGELSIDEGGGGGGEGGGGGRGGGAVVDCWNRLLSLLVF is encoded by the exons ATGGAAGTGTCGGCTTTCACATTTTCATCTGGGCTTGGGCAAGAAATGGAGGGCCCGGCTGAGTCTCCGATGTCGGATTTCATTCACATGAAGTCTATGTCTTCCAGCTCAAGCGAACTGCACCGGGAGCTATGTGCACTGCGGATCCTCAAGAAATCTCCTTGGGCGACGAATTTGAGTTCCGCCATTCTGAATGGGGCAAAAGGGGGAGGTGGGGGCAGTGGGATCAGCGGCGATGGAGGGGCAATGATCACGTTCTCGTGGCACTGTGGCCTCGATTTTGTGGGTTTTGGTGGCTTGCCGGTGTGGAGATGGCGGAGCCGGGGAGGAGTTGTTGGGGGAGGAGGTGGTGCAGGGG aatTGAGTATTGATGAAGGCGGCGGTGGAGGTGGCGAGGGCGGTGGAGGTGGCAGGGGCGGCGGAGCTGTGGTGGACTGTTGGAATCGCTTGCTTTCGCTGCTTGTTTTTTAA